Within the Pseudomonadota bacterium genome, the region GAAGACAAATTGTTTCCTGGGGCGAGGGCATGCTCGAAACACTTAATGATGTTATAAACCCACCGGATAATTCTTTCAATTTATTTTTTCAGAATCCTGATGATGTTAAAACTCCCCTTTGGATGGGCCGGTTGAATTTCAGTTTGCCCTCCACGGCTAATCTTGGCCTTAACTTTGATTTGTTGTTAATTCCGGACATCAGACCTACTCAGTTCGGGCCTCTTGATACAAAAGCAAATGGTACATCTAAGGGTCAATTGGAAGCTCCATATGCAAAAATACTACCGTTTGCCGATTTTAGGGGTATTGGAGAATTCCGGTATAATGTTCCCACCGACAATAATGAATACGGAGCAAAGGTATCTGCACAAATCGGAGACAGACTCAACCTCTCTTTTGTATATTTCAGAGATGTGGTCAATGAACCGAGCGTAGCGTTGAAGAATTTTATTGGGCGATTCCCAACATTAGTTGAGTTGAATTATAATAAACAGCATGTTTACGGTGGGTTTTTCAGCTATCAATTACTAGTCTTTGGTATGGAAGCTATAGTCAGAGGTGAGGTTTCCCGTTATACAGCTTATCCTATAGGCCGACCAGGTTCAGATTATAAAAGAACTACCGATGATCTTGGCAATATGGCAATAGAAACTTATACATACAAGCCGGTTACAAAAACAATGCTTGCGCTTGACAAGGATCTGCGCTTGAGGTGGCTTTCTAAAGATCTAACAAAAGTTTCAGTAGAATGGATACATAAAACTATTAATGAATGGGAAAGCTATTTGAGCAACAAGCATTATGTCAGTCATTATGAAGGCACCCTGATGGTAGGAGGCGATACTAGTAAAACACTCAGATACGACCGCAGAAATATGAGAGAACAAGATGTGTTCATGTTTCAGATCATGACTTATTGGTGGGCTTCCAAACTCAATCCATTGCTTGTAATTGGAGTTAATCCCGGGAAACATGGTGAAGGCACTACATATCTTATTAAACCTTCAATCAAGTGGTATATTACCCCCCAGCTTTATACTGATCTCAAAATGCAGGCCTTTCTTGGAGACAAGGACGCATGCTATGGCTTTGCTGATGGTATAGAAACCAGTGAGGTAACTTTAAAACTGGGATATGAATGGTAAACCGTTATTTAATTGCCGCAAAGCCGTTTAAACAAATGTTATAAACATTGTCAGGCAATACTTGAAATAACAAAAGTTTTTTGAATTTGCTAAAAAGCAAAGGAGGAAAAAGTGAAAATAAGATTGATGCGATTTTTTAACCGGACAGGATTACCGTTACTTTCCCTGCTTGTTCTTCTTTTGGGTATCGGTGGTACTTTACAGGCTGCGGATTTGCCCAATTTGATAGACAAAACTAACTGCGCTCAATACAAAGACTTACTCATTCCGCCATTATACAGGGCGGTTGAAAGGGGAGGCTGGGTTGTTACGCCTGGCACGATAAACTTTCAATACAAGCATTTGGACAGCTATCTTGCTGCAACTGCTAAGAATGCCGGGAGATTCGATGTCAATGCTACTGGTGATTTAATCGAAAAGAGCACAGGAAAAATTGCTGAAACAAATTTTTATGGTATGCCTTTTCCGAATATTGACCTTAATGATCCCAAGGTGGCAAACAAGATCATTTGGAATTTCAATTATCAGAGATATCGTTTAATGGGGACAAAAATAGCTTCTTATGTAACGTGGATTAACAAAACCACAGAGGAACGTTATATAACCGGAATTGATACGCGCCTTTATATGATGGGAAGGCCTCTGGGCACGGAAATAAGAAATCCTAAAAAAGTTCTTACATATGAATTTCAGAGAGTTTCTGAGCCGATGAGTATCAAGGGCACCAATACCATGTCCTACGTCTATATAGACGAAAGGGATAATAGCAACTATGCTTATGTGCCTGCTATCAGAAGGATACGTCAAACAGCATCAACGGCAAGATCCGACCCATATATGGGTTCTGATGCATGGCTTGATATGAATTACATGTGGAGCGGTAAAAACGATTCCATGAAATGGAAGGTTGTAGGAGAAAAGACAGTTCTTGTTAGTTTTACCAGCCCAAACATGATTCCAATGCAGGATGTGCCTGATGGCAGTGTCATTCCTAAATATCCCTGGAGCGGCAAACGCATGAAATTAGGATTTGAAGTTCCTGGATGGAAGGGTGATGCATGGGCTCCGGCTCCGGGCACGCTTACCTATGTCCCAAGAAAAGTATGGGTTGTAGAACAGATACCTACAGATCCTTATTATAACTGGGGATTGCATGTAAACTATATTGATCAGGAAACTTATACAATATGGTATAAGGAGGTATATGACAAGGCAGGCGCATTCCATACCTGGGTTTGCATGCTGTTGCACTATAGTGAATCGCCCAGCGGCAAGGTCAGCACGGGAGATTATGATAGCCAGCTCTATATTGATGAAATATACAAACACGCAACATGGTCAGGCCGTATGGATCATCCTGAAGCACGCGTGTACTTACCTTCGTCCAAGTTGGATCCTGACTATTTTACTGTAAATAATTTCTTATTGCTGTCTAAATAGGAATGCTTTTTAAAGTTATTTGGGGTGTATTTAAAACCCACCCCAAATAACTTCTTGTTTTTTTACTTTTACTGTTTTATTT harbors:
- a CDS encoding DUF1329 domain-containing protein, which gives rise to MKIRLMRFFNRTGLPLLSLLVLLLGIGGTLQAADLPNLIDKTNCAQYKDLLIPPLYRAVERGGWVVTPGTINFQYKHLDSYLAATAKNAGRFDVNATGDLIEKSTGKIAETNFYGMPFPNIDLNDPKVANKIIWNFNYQRYRLMGTKIASYVTWINKTTEERYITGIDTRLYMMGRPLGTEIRNPKKVLTYEFQRVSEPMSIKGTNTMSYVYIDERDNSNYAYVPAIRRIRQTASTARSDPYMGSDAWLDMNYMWSGKNDSMKWKVVGEKTVLVSFTSPNMIPMQDVPDGSVIPKYPWSGKRMKLGFEVPGWKGDAWAPAPGTLTYVPRKVWVVEQIPTDPYYNWGLHVNYIDQETYTIWYKEVYDKAGAFHTWVCMLLHYSESPSGKVSTGDYDSQLYIDEIYKHATWSGRMDHPEARVYLPSSKLDPDYFTVNNFLLLSK